Proteins encoded within one genomic window of Triticum aestivum cultivar Chinese Spring chromosome 2D, IWGSC CS RefSeq v2.1, whole genome shotgun sequence:
- the LOC123051297 gene encoding uncharacterized protein, with the protein MAANDGGPDLPANAPVDGDGDAGGPYIPAELVPDIAKHLTSLHDFFALRAGCRAYRAALPNCRALLANQPPHLLVPHTADPSLSLFKVLEPGCAAFSLALFHVPDRRLLRFRARLPFARTGGVLTSDGARVAAVDGATGEILVTDLLSGAQARLPRPPLEYSRVILSGGYVFAPARGRTEIQYCSLWYAHWAVASYGGDFEIQDWRIVNGALYGLLPSCGLVMASLPKDNTLELWMLGGEFDEDLEETLKETVGGSLLGECGGEPLLICKVGRIDPEYKIFRWDFNVGKWVMTTSLGGRTLFIGYDDFVACLGPDVPGIRADCVYGSLPWSGGWSEYSLVDGTCKCFPAQYPGEPGVGFGRPQVWVLPSLFCDY; encoded by the coding sequence atggCCGCGAACGACGGCGGCCCAGATCTGCCCGccaacgcccccgtcgacggcgACGGAGACGCCGGCGGGCCGTACATCCCCGCGGAGCTGGTCCCGGACATCGCGAAGCACCTGACGAGCCTGCACGACTTCTTCGCCCTCCGCGCCGGCTGCCGCGCCTACCGCGCCGCCCTCCCCAACTGCCGGGCCCTGCTCGCGAACCAGCCGCCGCACCTCCTCGTCCCCCACACCGCCGACCCCTCGCTGTCCCTCTTCAAGGTCCTCGAGCCCGGCTGCGCCGCCTTCTCGCTCGCCCTCTTCCACGTCCCCGACCGCCGCCTCCTCCGCTTCCGCGCCCGCCTCCCCTTCGCCAGGACCGGTGGCGTCCTCACCTCCGACGGCGCCCGCGTCGCCGCCGTCGACGGCGCCACCGGCGAGATCCTCGTCACCGACCTCCTCTCCGGCGCGCAGGCCCGCCTCCCCAGGCCCCCGCTGGAGTACAGCCGCGTCATCCTCAGCGGCGGCTACGTCTTCGCCCCGGCGAGGGGCCGCACCGAGATCCAGTACTGCAGCCTCTGGTACGCCCACTGGGCCGTAGCGTCCTACGGCGGCGACTTTGAGATCCAGGACTGGCGCATCGTCAACGGCGCCCTCTACGGGCTCCTCCCCTCCTGCGGGCTCGTCATGGCTTCGCTCCCCAAGGACAACACACTGGAGCTGTGGATGCTTGGGGGCGAATTCGACGAGGACCTTGAAGAGACTCTGAAGGAGACCGTGGGCGGATCATTGCTGGGGGAGTGCGGTGGCGAGCCCCTGCTTATCTGCAAGGTGGGGCGCATCGATCCGGAATACAAGATTTTCCGGTGGGACTTCAATGTGGGGAAGTGGGTGATGACGACGAGCCTCGGCGGGCGGACGCTGTTTATTGGCTACGACGATTTCGTCGCGTGCCTTGGTCCAGATGTTCCAGGGATCCGTGCCGACTGTGTGTATGGATCATTGCCATGGAGTGGGGGATGGAGCGAGTATTCTCTGGTCGATGGGACCTGTAAATGCTTCCCTGCACAGTATCCAGGTGAACCAGGGGTTGGTTTTGGGAGGCCGCAGGTGTGGGTGCTTCCAAGCTTGTTCTGCGACTACTGA